Proteins found in one Pyrus communis chromosome 15, drPyrComm1.1, whole genome shotgun sequence genomic segment:
- the LOC137718409 gene encoding uncharacterized protein: MTTNSREARRRKIMERGADRLALITGRIQTLPSSSSCSALPHPATHSEDTDPPSQPSIPPDQIPKTHVLDHIPVFTPEIEEKRSSSSTVQNESPTSQTRTPVPDQIPVFTPEIEEIRSSSSTVQDESPPSTVQNELPPSSLSFEKPRLFTASRISSAIEASERTRIYISMAVALLVVFAHFGFPLLGSKMVKTLLGFRPVYLVLVTNVTLVLARIFDSGPQRLSRLPAGFGDCQNLSGTEYEWAERLGMALGIGLKGKKVLDALFMDCAVYAIIVVCGLSFAQHFS; the protein is encoded by the exons ATGACCACAAACAGCAGAGAAGCCCGACGGAGGAAGATCATGGAGCGAGGGGCCGACCGCCTTGCCCTAATCACGGGTCGGATCCAAACCCtgccctcttcttcttcttgttcagCACTGCCACACCCAGCAACTCACAGTGAAGATACAGACCCGCCATCCCAGCCGTCGATTCCCCCTGATCAGATTCCCAAAACCCACGTCCTTGATCATATCCCAG TTTTCACTCCTGAGATTGAGGAAAAGCGGTCATCATCATCAACGGTTCAGAATGAATCACCGACGTCCCAGACCAGAACCCCCGTCCCTGATCAAATCCCAG TTTTCACTCCTGAGATTGAGGAAATACGGTCATCATCATCAACGGTTCAggatgaatcaccaccatcaaCGGTTCAGAATGAATTACCACCATCATCTTTGTCGTTTGAGAAGCCTAGACTTTTCACTGCAAGTAGAATAAGTAGCGCCATTGAAGCATCAGAAAGGACCCGAATTTACATTTCAATGGCGGTTGCACTCCTCGTAGTTTTTGCCCATTTTGGTTTTCCTTTACTTGGAAGTAAAATGGTTAAAACCCTTCTGGGTTTTAGGCCTGTGTACCTGGTCTTGGTGACCAATGTCACACTTGTGCTGGCACGAATTTTCGACAGCGGTCCACAAAGACTCTCCAGATTGCCTGCCGGATTCGGTGATTGTCAAAATCTCAGTGGCACCGAGTATGAGTGGGCTGAGCGGTTAGGCATGGCTTTGGGGATAGGCTTGAAGGGGAAGAAGGTACTTGATGCTCTGTTTATGGATTGTGCTGTGTATGCAATAATTGTTGTATGTGGCCTCTCTTTTGCACAGCATTTCAGCTAG
- the LOC137718454 gene encoding tRNA (guanine-N(7)-)-methyltransferase-like produces the protein MSGKETNPTFSKSTGLPRKRFYRARAHSNPLSDSHFPVPVSPRHVDYSVHYPQYFPSSDQVDSCKKIQFADIGCGFGGLLISLSTLFPETLMIGMELRDKVTEYVKERILALRVTNPGQYQNISVVRTNSMKYIPNYFEKGQLSKMFFLFPDPHFKEKNHRRRVISPFLLDEYAYVLEVGGIIYTITDVEELGDWMKTCLENHPMFEALTDEELKADPVTKLLSSATEEGQKVDRNGGQTFRAVYRRIAPSL, from the coding sequence ATGTCGGGAAAGGAAACAAACCCGACATTTAGCAAGTCAACTGGCCTGCCTCGGAAGCGCTTCTACAGAGCAAGAGCACACAGCAACCCTCTGAGTGACTCCCACTTTCCAGTGCCTGTCTCCCCGCGTCATGTAGATTATTCTGTTCATTACCCACAATACTTCCCCTCGTCCGATCAAGTTGATAGCTGTAAGAAGATTCAGTTTGCAGATATCGGTTGTGGTTTTGGGGGGCTTCTGATAAGTCTGTCAACCCTTTTCCCCGAGACTTTGATGATCGGGATGGAGCTTAGGGACAAAGTGACAGAGTATGTCAAAGAAAGGATCTTGGCTTTAAGGGTGACAAATCCTGgtcaataccaaaatatctCAGTGGTTCGGACTAATTCCATGAAATACATTCCAAATTACTTTGAGAAAGGACAGCTTTCGAAGATGTTTTTTCTCTTTCCGGATCCTCActtcaaagagaaaaatcaTCGTCGTAGAGTGATCAGTCCATTCTTGCTGGATGAGTATGCTTATGTTCTAGAAGTTGGTGGGATCATATACACAATTACGGATGTTGAGGAGCTTGGAGACTGGATGAAGACTTGCTTGGAGAATCACCCCATGTTTGAAGCTCTCACAGACGAAGAGCTCAAAGCAGATCCAGTCACGAAGCTCTTGAGTTCTGCAACCGAGGAAGGACAGAAGGTTGACAGAAATGGAGGACAGACTTTCCGAGCGGTTTACAGACGCATTGCACCATCTCTATGA
- the LOC137718765 gene encoding NAC domain-containing protein 100-like isoform X1 codes for MTAEPKEDLPPGFRFHPSDEELITFYLMNKINDATFTGRAIADVDLNKCEPWELPAKAKMGEKEWYFFSLRDRKYPTGVRTNRATSTGYWKTTGKDKEIFNSITSELFGMKKTLVFYRGRAPRGEKSNWVMHEYRIHSKSGFRTSKQDEWVVCRVFQKSAGIKKYPTNQSRAANPYNLEIGPSMVPSPLMQLGDPNHHQFPYGRNYMTSAEMAELSRVFRGGGGGGGGSSSSTINLPIQPQFNYPIGGGGGGGGVGGGAGGFTISGLNLNLGGPASQPTLRTMPPAQMHHHGPPSMNHHHQVQDVTMMNGPDHQAGYGTIDMNNSNNATGGSGSRFMNMDPCADLENYWPSY; via the exons ATGACAGCAGAACCAAAGGAGGACTTGCCACCAGGATTCAGATTTCATCCTTCAGATGAAGAGCTTATCACCTTCTATCTCATGAACAAGATAAATGATGCCACTTTTACTGGAAGGGCGATTGCCGATGTTGATCTCAACAAATGCGAACCCTGGGAACTTCCTG CAAAAGCGAAAATGGGAGAAAAGGAGTGGTACTTCTTCAGCCTACGAGATCGGAAGTACCCCACAGGAGTGAGAACAAACCGAGCAACAAGTACAGGTTACTGGAAGACCACAGGGAAAGACAAGGAGATCTTCAACAGTATCACATCTGAGCTGTTTGGGATGAAAAAGACCCTTGTTTTCTACAGAGGCCGAGCTCCTCGTGGTGAAAAATCCAACTGGGTCATGCACGAATATCGCATTCATTCTAAATCTGGCTTTAGAACATCAAAG CAGGATGAATGGGTGGTTTGCCGAGTCTTCCAAAAGAGCGCAGGCATAAAAAAGTACCCAACAAACCAATCAAGAGCGGCCAATCCCTACAACCTAGAAATAGGACCAAGTATGGTACCATCACCCCTAATGCAGCTAGGTGATCCAAACCACCATCAGTTCCCCTATGGCAGAAACTACATGACAAGTGCTGAGATGGCCGAGCTTTCAAGAGTCTTcagaggtggtggtggtggcggtggtggatCATCAAGTAGCACTATCAACCTACCAATCCAACCCCAATTCAATTACCCAATtggtggaggaggtggtggtggtggtgttggaggAGGAGCAGGTGGGTTTACAATATCTGGGTTGAACTTGAATCTTGGTGGGCCAGCATCACAGCCTACGTTGAGGACAATGCCACCAGCACAGATGCATCATCATGGCCCTCCATCTatgaatcatcatcatcaagtgCAAGATGTTACTATGATGAACGGTCCAGATCATCAAGCTGGATACGGAACAATAGACATGAATAACAGCAACAACGCAACCGGTGGGAGTGGAAGCAGGTTTATGAACATGGATCCTTGTGCTGATCTTGAGAACTACTGGCCTTCCTATTAG
- the LOC137718765 gene encoding NAC domain-containing protein 100-like isoform X2 — translation MTAEPKEDLPPGFRFHPSDEELITFYLMNKINDATFTGRAIADVDLNKCEPWELPAKAKMGEKEWYFFSLRDRKYPTGVRTNRATSTGYWKTTGKDKEIFNSITSELFGMKKTLVFYRGRAPRGEKSNWVMHEYRIHSKSGFRTSKDEWVVCRVFQKSAGIKKYPTNQSRAANPYNLEIGPSMVPSPLMQLGDPNHHQFPYGRNYMTSAEMAELSRVFRGGGGGGGGSSSSTINLPIQPQFNYPIGGGGGGGGVGGGAGGFTISGLNLNLGGPASQPTLRTMPPAQMHHHGPPSMNHHHQVQDVTMMNGPDHQAGYGTIDMNNSNNATGGSGSRFMNMDPCADLENYWPSY, via the exons ATGACAGCAGAACCAAAGGAGGACTTGCCACCAGGATTCAGATTTCATCCTTCAGATGAAGAGCTTATCACCTTCTATCTCATGAACAAGATAAATGATGCCACTTTTACTGGAAGGGCGATTGCCGATGTTGATCTCAACAAATGCGAACCCTGGGAACTTCCTG CAAAAGCGAAAATGGGAGAAAAGGAGTGGTACTTCTTCAGCCTACGAGATCGGAAGTACCCCACAGGAGTGAGAACAAACCGAGCAACAAGTACAGGTTACTGGAAGACCACAGGGAAAGACAAGGAGATCTTCAACAGTATCACATCTGAGCTGTTTGGGATGAAAAAGACCCTTGTTTTCTACAGAGGCCGAGCTCCTCGTGGTGAAAAATCCAACTGGGTCATGCACGAATATCGCATTCATTCTAAATCTGGCTTTAGAACATCAAAG GATGAATGGGTGGTTTGCCGAGTCTTCCAAAAGAGCGCAGGCATAAAAAAGTACCCAACAAACCAATCAAGAGCGGCCAATCCCTACAACCTAGAAATAGGACCAAGTATGGTACCATCACCCCTAATGCAGCTAGGTGATCCAAACCACCATCAGTTCCCCTATGGCAGAAACTACATGACAAGTGCTGAGATGGCCGAGCTTTCAAGAGTCTTcagaggtggtggtggtggcggtggtggatCATCAAGTAGCACTATCAACCTACCAATCCAACCCCAATTCAATTACCCAATtggtggaggaggtggtggtggtggtgttggaggAGGAGCAGGTGGGTTTACAATATCTGGGTTGAACTTGAATCTTGGTGGGCCAGCATCACAGCCTACGTTGAGGACAATGCCACCAGCACAGATGCATCATCATGGCCCTCCATCTatgaatcatcatcatcaagtgCAAGATGTTACTATGATGAACGGTCCAGATCATCAAGCTGGATACGGAACAATAGACATGAATAACAGCAACAACGCAACCGGTGGGAGTGGAAGCAGGTTTATGAACATGGATCCTTGTGCTGATCTTGAGAACTACTGGCCTTCCTATTAG